The sequence CCTCTTTTACTGCATGCATTATGATGCCAGGCAGCCAGGGTCGTCTACAAATATCAAATTCGCAGCAGAGTACAATTCCAGATGGACAATCTGAGTGTGATCTGGTACAACCACGGCGCACCAATCTCCATGCCCCCTCACCCTGACCTTTTCCCAGGTAGGACCCGTCCAGCTCAGAAAAATCTTAATTTTCGTGCGGataaagtgttttatttttatttatttattttcttttttcattttttaatgcaATAGAAGGCATTGATTACGAGTCTTCATAAAAGGGCTAAGCTCTTTTTCTTCGATACGCTCATGTGAAAAACTTTtaccttaactttttttattaaaaaaaaagaaaagaaaaagctttTACATTTAAGCATCGGGTGCTCCATTCGTGCATTCCATGCCTTTTGGGTCGTTCGATCGTTTTTGGAAAATTTCGTCTGAGTCAATCCGGTCAAAAAAAGCAAACCAGCAATTCCACTGTTTCCACTCAGTAATTACCTCACGAGTCACGTGTGAACAATGGGGTGACTGTTTTTGACTTGCATGTGAAGCAACCTTACTTAAAATAAATAGCATAGCTCATGGTTGAATTTTTTGCTTTGAACTTTTCGATTGGGTCATTCTAGGGGAGCTAGGAGCCTAGGAGTAGGGCCTGTTTTCGAAAATAAGATTATTTggtgaattgtttttaaaagcatttttcaatCTGCATCAAATCAAAActtgtttccaaaaataatcattttgtcTTTGTCCAAGTTGTAACTTGTAACAGACACCACCgttgatttttctttggttatttaaCAAATAAAGAGAATACCCAATTTATGTTGACTCTTTTTCCTACTGAGAGTGACAATTTAACTATTCTTCAAATCTTCAACTCAAACGTTGAATAAGTACACctgctatttttctttttcttttttattatataaatttgatatgttttttatggtagaagtaataaaatgaataaaaatatcttaatttagAGGGAGAATTTTTATCTTAATGAGTTTCTACGTtcacttaattttctttttatttattgaaaataaaactgtgtgagaaattattaaaataccattttattCGATCTCCCTGTATTTAAAGCCCTGATgcctataattttttattttttgtttgaatgtATAAAAATGTTGAGTAAAAACATAAAGGaggaagaaatgaaagaaaaataaaaaataagagtctggttaaaaactgtttttgaaaataaatttttgttttgttaaataaaaacatacaaaaataatgtttaataattaaaaattatttttttattttttatttttaaaaataaaaaatagagtgttttcaaataatattttttaattattttatattattttaatttgatttttgaaaattgttttaaaaaaagacaaaaatatataaaataattaaaaataaaatataaaatataaaattattttaaaaacgtatttaaaatattaaaaactgtttaaaagcattttaaatttacttttattttataattgtgaaagaataatttttaaaattgttgttaaaaataattatcaaataggttACAATGTTATGTTTGAAAAatgggttttaaaaatattttatgatatttggtAGAACAAAAcatcttaaaatataatatttttttaatttaaaaaataaaaaattgtcatgTAATTgttactaaacatgtttttttaaaaggaaaaaaaattgtttttgaaagtaATTATCACGTTGGTGATAAATCGATATAtataagaacaaaaaagaaaattacacaaaagaaaaagaattgggGCCTTGAATGGGTAGATGTTGAGGGATGGAAAAAGAGgatattttggttattttgcaaataaagaGAATACCCAATTTATGTGGTAGTTCAACAATCTCTTTGTGTTGACTATTTTTCCTATTGAGAGTGAAATTTCACTATTCTTCAAAACTTCAACTCAAACGTTGAATAAGTACACctgctatttttatttatttattttatataaatttgatatgttttttttatggtagaagtaataaaatgaataaaaatatattaatttagagGGAGAATTTTTATCTTAATGAGTTTCTACGTtcacttaattttctttttatttattgaaaataaaactctgagaaattattaaaatactattttattcaAAAGCCTTGATgcctacaatttttttatttcttaatgtataaaaatattgaataaaaacacataagaaaaagaaataaaagaaaaataaagagtaaGAGAATgcttgaaaacaaatttttgtttttcgaaataaaaaataaagttgttttaaattatatttttgaattatttgatattactttaatttgttttatgaaaactgttttgaaaaacaagcacaaaaacatgtaaaataattaaaaatcaagtattaaatataaaaattattttaaaaaagtatttaaaatattaaaaatagtgtaaaaatattttaagttttaaatagacttttattcataaatgtgaaagaataatttttaaaaattattttttagaattgttgttaaaaacaattatccAATAGGTTATGATGTTTTGTTTGAAAAACGgttttgaaaaatggttttgaaaaataaaaaattgtcattatcaaacatattttcttatatctttttcttaaaggaaaaatttaaaaataattatcacgTATGTGACATGGATGTATGtaagaacaagaaagaaaaagaggatattttgataaataaatattttaattttatttaaaaaataaaataacagttGGATATATTGCAAAGTACAAATAGATGCATTCAAGGAACTTCAATTAAACAAAGGGATGGTATCAGCTGGGGTGTAAGTTGTAACAACCCCTACGGATGTAAAGTGGTACCTTAGCAACTACATGCAAGGACTAATATCATAAATGCCTAAGTATCAAGGACATCcccttaattaaattttttatattaattggcataaaaataaaagataaaagagcAGGGACTGAACTGAAAAAGGACAGAATGGGTTTTATATCTACATTTATGCACTTCATCATgttaatacctttttttttatatttaatttattagtaaTTAAATGCAAGAAGTAGTAACTATAACTAACACTATGTATGGACATCTTATGGGTCCATGCTTACTGAGAAAGGGGAAGAGTGGAAATATCAAAGTCTGATGTTAATATtctgataataataattataataatgattttattttttgtccaaCACAGTGCGGTTCGGGCGTCACTTCAGACTTGAGTTGCTGAGAAGGATAAAAAAAGATGGAGAGGCAAAATATAAACCCTAGAAAATTTCGCTAATGTGCGCATATCCTAGACTTGAGTTACTCTCACCTGCTACATTGGCGTATTTTAGCTTCACCCTCAAAAGTAgaatctctctttctctccactCACTTGTCGGTTTCGTCGTCCTTCACTGTTTATTAGCGAGccttagaaaaagaaaattgtgtttggttcccgagaaaCTTTACCCTAATTCTCTCCTTCACCTTTGCTTCGTTCCGTTTTTCTCCGCTTTCTTTCTTTACGTAATCCTCAATTACGGTGTTTTTGAGCTCAGGTGCTTCAGATCTGACCAAGCATTGGTTGAGACATCACTGTCCCTGTAGCCTCTTCTTATTTccctcatttttctcctttgGCTTcgtggctttttttttttttctttgctctgCTCGTGAGAAGCTGTGGTCGGAAGTTTGGAACTTGGCCGGGGATTTTTGGCTTgattttcttggagttttagagataGTTGTGTGGACAGAGATCCGTATAAATGCTGGCGCTCGGGAGTCCTACCAGTGTTCGTACGAGCACTACATGTGGTGCTTTGCTCAGAGAACTTGAGGTCTCTTCgttgtttttctctttcaacTTGGGTTTCTTGTTGTTTCCAAAAGGCTGGTGTTTCGGAAGGGAGAAACTATTTGGCTTCTCCTTATGCTTTTCAATGATGGGTTTTTTCAGAAACTTTATGTTCTAGTGCTCTTTTGAAAAGAATGCACtcattatttctttaaatcTGTCTGTCATATGTGCATATATTTGTCTTTTGAGCTACAGAGTCACATAGAACTAAATTTTTTCCTTTCGAAGATTGAAcaattacccttttttttttgtcaatatgTGAAAAATTATCATGGTCTCCTACTATGGATAATTGGATGCCTAATCAGGAATTCAATTCAAGTGGGTTCTTATGTTCTTTTGGTTTTCCATTTCAATCTTTATGACTTTCCACAAACAgtgttttgttcatatttttgATGGTCGATATTGACTTGAACTTGAGTGGGTTCGTCCAATTTACAGCTCACATGGTATCGTCATATGTTTCTTTCCCTTATTTTTAGACGTCTCTTCTGTTTTGGTTTCGTGACTTGTTATATTTTGGCGCATATCTacaatttgttttcttttaagaacTACTGAAGATAACGTTCTCTGTCATCTCTGTTTGcttggttaaaaataataaaaagaacaaagaaagcgTGTGCGAACTGGTCAGtgttatgtgattttttttttgtttctctattAAATTTTGATGGGCTCTCTGTAAGCAGTGTTCTATTTACGTTTTCTCGTCTTTTCTTGTTGGTTTTATTGAGGAATATTGCATGGTGGACCGGTGGGCATTGAAATTTGAGGATGCATTCAAGTGGGTTCTTTTAGTTTAGTTCCTTGTTTTTGGACAAATTTATTGTTTctcaatctcaaaaatcaataaattaggTTCCTAATTTGACCATGTAAACTGCTTCTGTTATTGGTACGAGAGtagtaaatatgtttttatgtaCTTAAATTGACTGTGATATTGATATGAGAGCAGCAAATATGGAATGACATTGGGGAGAGCGAAGCAGAAAAAGACCGGATGTTGCTGGAGCTAGAGAGGGAGTGCTTAGAAGTCTATCGGAGAAAGGTGAGTGAGGCTGGCAATACCAAGGCACGACTTCATCAGTCTGTTATGGCAAAGGAAGCGGAGCTTGCAGCACTAATGGCTGCTCTTGGAGAACTTGGTTTTCATTCACAGGTGGAACTCATCTCTTAGGACTAAGTCATCATATTAATTGCCTTTCCTCCTTTGTTGGCTTGTTTGGTCCTCACAGTTTTTTGTCTTAACACCAAATTTATGTtcacctctttcttttttctgttcCATTCTGTCCTTTACCTATCTTTTTCCATGCCAAGATGTTATGTGCTGTTGGTCTATCTGAATATGCTTATGGTGTCTTGTCCTTACCGATACTGTTGAAATGTCAAAATCACTGCTATGGCAATGATGTTTCTATGCTGTGATTAGCTTGTGTATTGATAATCCTTTAGGTTGATTATGTTCCACCATCCTTGACAGGGATGTGTTGCAGTTGCAATATTTTCTATCCTATGTTGAAGATTGTTGATGAATGAATCATGTTTATGCAAGTCCATATAAACCATTCAAGTGGCATGTTTCTAGTGTCAcaaatgcaaaaagaaaaaaatttctttacaCCTTGGGTTGttttgggggggggggaagTGGTGTGCTCTTTACTATGATATGAAATTGAAAGCTAAACTCATCACACATAGGCAATGGGTGTGTCAGTTGATAAATTGCTATTTCCATTTGCCAATGTAAGTTGTATCGGTTCTGCCTCTTCATGCATTTCCTGTTGTGTGGGATTGTTGGTTGAAAGTACTATTACATGTTGCAGTGACTGCAggaaaataaatcttaaatgtGTTGTATATCTTTTAATTAGATTTCTAAAAAGATGTTGTTGAATGAAATATATGCCAACTCCTTTGTCAAATGCAAGCTTTATATCTTGGATCCATATGGTTTTCGTGCAGTTATTATTTGTTTCCAGTATTGTAGGTCTTACCTCTGACCTAGGTTCAAGTCTTCCAGTGAGGATTACTATCATCCTCACTCTTTAACTATTTACAAATCTAGCAATTGACTGCTGCccataaaaaagaataaagggaGCAATCCATAAGATTATTAGTACCTATTCAGTTGTTGAGGGTCAGTCACTTGTATTCATATTATAGTAAATTGCTTATGCAACAACTATGGTCAAAATTGCAGACTCATATGGAGAAAAGGTCAACTTCATTGAAAGAGCAACTTGCATCAGTCACACCACTGGTAGAAGATCTAAGATCGAAGAAAGAGGAACGGTTGAAGCAGTTTGCTGATATTAGGGCACAAATTGAAAAGATCAGCGGTGAGATTTCAGGATACAATCATCACACTAATACCATGATTGGTTGCTTGACTCTGGAGGAACAAGATTTGTCATTAAGAAATCTTAATGAATGTCAGACACATCTTCGGACTCTTCAAAAGGAGAAGGTATGGGTGCATTATGATATTAATCACCGCATTGTTTACTTGTGATCACTTGCATTCTGATATGAATCACCAACTTTTGAGTTaatgcaaaataattttttaaattcaaggTTGACCAAAATCGACTTGTCCATTTGTTGAATTAGAGAAATTATATTATAGGCAGAACTGTGAACTAAAGTTTTCTGCATGATCATGAGCTACTTGAGAAGTTATGCTGACTCCATAATTGCAAATCAAATACCTTGGAAAAGGCCACTTGTTCCTGTTGCCTTAAAGGCATAGCAGATACAGAGCAGAAGTCGAAGCTCATGTTGCCTATTTCATAACTCTTTTTCATTGTGTGGCAATGCGATCCCTTGAAttgcattttcatttttgtatctCTGTGGAACATAGTATAAGGTTGTTACACTCTTGTTCCACTAACTTGTAGTGGTTGTGACCTGTTATTCCTGACCCATGTGTAATGCATGTAATAGAAGCTGTCGTGTGTGTGTGTCCAAGAATGTAGACATATAGGGGTACTACTGAATGATGTGTATTATTTTGTGTTTAATTGTTGTATACTCATTTCATGAGGTAGTTCCTGCATTTTTCTGTCTTAAACATGCCcctaaatttccttttttccaCTCACTTCTAGTGGTTTGTGGTTTGTTATTCCTGAAGAATGTGTTTCATATGATTGTCAATATATACTCCTggtttgcctataaaaaaacataaaaaaaaaaggatgctTCCATATGTTTGTGTCTAAGAACATAGAAATTCATTGACATGTGTACTACTTCTGAATGATGTGGATGAATTTCTGTGTTTTGTTATTATATATTCATTTCATGAGGATAATTCGTGGGTTTTGCAGTCTGAACGCCTTAATAAAGTTCTGGAATATGTGAATGAAGTGCATACTCTATGTGGTGTGCTTGGGCTAGATTTTGGCCAGACTGTGAGTGATGTGCATCCAAGCTTGCATGGAACAATCCTGGAGCAATCCACAAACATCAGCAATAGCACATTGGAAGGTCTAGAACATGCCATCCTTAAGttgaaaacagaaagaaaagcTCGAATTTTGAAGGTAATACAATTCTTTCCTCCACCCATCAAAGAATTACGCACTggtattttttcttattaaagtaAAGTTGCTTTTCAAACTGCAGCTAAAAAGTATTGGAGCATCCCTATTGGAACTTTGGAAGTTGATGGACACACCGAAAGAAGATAAGAGTGATTTTCTAAGAATTACTTCTTTCCTTGGAACATCAGAATTAGAAGTTACAGAACCAGATGTCCTCTCGACGGAGATGATTGAGCAGGTTTGTTTGTGCTTCTTATTCGACTTAAGTTAATAGTTGAAAagtcaattcaaaatttttttgtctCTTTGACAGGCCTCAGCAGAAGTGGAGAGGCTCGGTAAGCTAAAAGCTAGCAGAATGAAAGAACTTGTCATGAAAAAGAGGGCAGAATTGGAGGAGATATGCAGAATTGCTCATATTGAACCGGATACAAACACAGCTGCTGAGAAATCTAATGCATTGATTGATTCAGGTATGAAGTTCCTTTTCATGCAATGAAACTAGCTGTTCAGGTGTAGTTTTATTAGTATGCCTAGAGAAAAAAGTAACACATTGGTGAATCTTGCTATTATTGTTCAGGTCTTGTGGATCCTTCTGAACTTCTAGCAAACATTGAAGCACAGATAACAAAAGTAAAAGAAGAAGCTTTGAATCGAAAAGAAATTATGGACAGGATAGACCGATGGCTTTCAGCATGTGAAGAGGAGAATTGGCTTGAAGATTATAATCGAGTAAGTTGAGCATTTTGTGGTATTAAAATGTAGAAATAGGGCAAAGTACTAAGATCACCATTTTGTGCCTGTCTGGAGGGGCATGAGTGCAGGGTGGTTCTGGTGTCTCTGGATTTTGTGGTTCAGAATAAGCTTTGAAGATCTGATCCTTGCCATGGTTTACTGAGATTGCTTCTGTATCTTGTCATGTCCTGAAGAGTTTTTGTTAAATTTCAGGATGAGAATCGGTACAGCGCTGGTAGAGGTGCTCACATAAACCTTAAACGCGCAGAGCGAGCTCGAGTAACCATAAGCAAGATTCCAGGTATGTTTTCCTTTCATGATGCTATGCTTTGTGGGAAGCAAACTAATCGTTGGAGCTAACAAAGTTTTCTTTCCAGCAATCGTTGACAATCTGATAAGCAGAACACTTGCCTGGGAAAAGGAGAAAAGGATGTCATTTCTTTATGATGGGGTGAGATGTTCTTTTTTGGCATAAGATTTTTCAAGATATTATTTTTCTGGTGGTTCTGTTCTTTTAAAActgtttatttaaatgatttgcAGGTTAGTTTGGTGAGAATACTGGAGGATTACAAAGAAGCCAGACGacagaaagaagaagagaagaaaagatacCGGGTAAACAAAAACTATGTAGTTATGCATGTGGCGTTCTGGAACCATCTAGaaattaaatgttttaattttgatttctgtGGCATCTGATTCAAATGCTTTGAGCTTTGTAATGTCATGGCTTTTGCATTTTATGTTTACAAATGGTCCCATATTAAGTATAATCTCACATGTCTTTGATAAATTTTACTTCCTGCAGGACCAGAAGAAGCTCCAAGATCTGCTCCTCACTGAGAAGGAAGCCATGTATGGGTCTAAACCTAGCCCGAAAAGAACCAATAGCTTTAGGAAGCCAAATGGTTATCGTGCAAATGGGAATGGATCCATGACACCTACACCTCGTCGGAACTCTGTTGGTGGTGCAACTCCTGAGCTCCTCACACCCCGTTCGTACTCTGGGCGCCAAAATGGATATTTCAAGGAAATGAGAAGGTTGTCTACTGCACCACTGAACTTTGTGGCCATATCAAAAGAAGATACAATGTCATATGCATCTATTTGTGGTTCTGAGCTAGGCTCACCTCCTCggagataagtttgaaagtggaatttggtatgaattttccttcttttaattttttcaatagttcatgttttatttttgtgcaTCCTGTCTTTTGGATTGGGTCATTAAGTACCAAAGAAAAGGATGAAAATTGAAGTCCCATTTCTGTGCTTTCCATCCTTTACTTTGGGTCATTAAGTGCCAAAGAGCAGATGAAATTCAAAAGTTTCATCAGCCCCTCTGATTGTAAAAATTAATGTCATAGCTCAACTTAATATTGATCCTTTACTTGCAACAAAATTGAGTCTTTTCAAATGGTACCTATCATATATATGCTTAAAAATGTGTTTAGTACTCCCAGGATGTTCTAAATTGGATGTTATTGAACATCTGCTCatccaaaataatatttgcTGGACATGCTAATTTCCGTGGATGCCTGTCTACCAGTTTTGTTGTGGGTAATGAGGTTTGGAGGTTAGGGGGATGTTTACCAGGATCCATAATAAGTAATATGAAGTTTATATGGAAAGTCTTTTTAGGTTCACTCTTTTAGGATTTGCCTCAATGTGAGAATCAAGGAAAATTCTTCTTGGTGCAAGTGCAACCTAATTTTAGTGACTCACATACCAGGTGTGGCTCACACTGTACAcacatctttctttctttttatttcttttaacataATTAACTATAGGCTAGCCTAAAGCCTAAACACATTGGAATTCATGCATGCATACTAGTATGTTGAATCAGCATGTTTGAGAGCATAAATTTTTTTGCTTATTGTATTGAAGCTTGCAATGGGGTGATATCATTGTGCAGGAACAGGGTACCTTTACAGTCAGGTATTAAAGCAGTGGAAGCCTTGTGAATATGAAAGGGAATGTACACTACTGTATGATTGTGAATTATTAGAAGCTGGAAAACGGTAACTGACATATGAGGATGTGAATCTGGGTGTTGTCTGCTTTGGAGAATCGAGGTGCAAGAAGCAGCAGTGGCGCTGATATAGAAATATAGTTTGGAACTACTTGTTAACTGGAGAgcccttttttgttttgtttttttttttttcccttctggTTTAAAATAGGGGTATCTAATATTGAGAGTGCTGTGATACGACTGACCATGTATTTCGTGGATGTTGCTTGCGGTTTCACATGTGCATTTAGTAGGTGTATGTACATATATTCCAGTTCCAGTGTGATGGCAACCATTTATTGTAGGATACCTTATTTTCTTTGGGAAATTGCATAGGATTGTTTTTGTGCTGGGGGGTCTCTGTTTTTGCCTTTTAGTTTCTTCCATTGCAGATGGATGGATCGCTTCTTGTTGATCGTATTCTTCTATGGATGGGAGTGAACCTGGCATATCCAACCACCCacctatatttttaatttatacaacTTCTAATGCTTGGGTTAAAAGCAGGTATTTGCAGGGGAGGAGTTTAATCGTGACCTCAACGAATACAACCGACCCAGGCCCATTGCTCATCAGTCATAACAAACAAGAAACCTTGATTAAGGGACTGGAATAAACTGTTAAAAGAGAAGTTTCCGTAAAATCCCAGACACGGATTCATGGATTGGGGTAACGTACGCTGTGAGCCTGCATGCGGACTGCAATACTCTGTGATCCTGATATTCTAAtagaataataattaataagttaGGCCGGGTCTTGAAATGGACACCCGTAAGATACCGTGGGccaacaaaatataaatttggggTAAGATAACGTGGGccaacaaaatataaattttgggccatttttaaaaacaattctaataaAGGATGTGTATATATTCTGGTCATGTAAGTatatattgatttatatttaattttttttaatttttttaaaaaattggtttgaaactgtatttgaaaaaaacatGTAATAGCTTTTAGATGTACACcaacttaaaaaatgtttcaaaaaggACAAAAATGTACATTTTATTGATGGTTAGAATGACCAATTAGACCTAGAATTCAAGAAATTACACAAATGAGCATCAGTATACTTTGTAACAACCAAGGAATCATTTGGTAAATGATAAGTGAAAAGGCAACGTGCTTAGCATCTTAAGGCTGATTATGAGTTTTAAGTGCAGGCCCAACATGGCAGGGTTTTTGTAATAAAACTGTATTAGTCTCAATTAATACGTGCAAATAAGCTTCAGGTATTAAGCTTGAAATCAGTAATTACAAAATTTACCTATTGGGGAAGTGAATACTGAAACATCCTATTTGTGTCTTCCAAACCTTTCATATATGCAATGATTCAAACCAAAGACTTTTCCACcaaataatcatttctttttgtttttttaattataaaaaaagggatttatatatagtatatatCCTCATCCTGATGCCATGGGTGAGCAGAGTGGTGGCAGTGATGGAAAGCAATGCTGTTTAGAAAAAAACACGCCTTGAAAAGGTTGGAAGGCTTAATCAAAAGGAAATGGATGTGATCACATTTGGTGTTATAATCGCCATAATCTTGCTTTTTTTTTGCGCCGTTTGCTTCATCACCATCGAGGGCACCTGCAAGCGCCGTCCTTCCTAAACCTTTACATCCAAACACGCCCTTGCTGAAGCTCCTTTTAACTCTTTTTTCtgtcctttcttttttattctattttttatttttccgcAAGGAAATTAGGGTTTCTGCTACGAAAAATTGGAAATGGGGTTTTTGAAGTGGCAGATCTCGGTAGTGTTGGTTGTCGGATTTGGGTTGAATCTGTGCTTTGGGCACGAGGGTCACCATTCTGGATCCTGTGCATCTGCGGTCCATGAGTCTCATGCTCACCACCACTGCGATCACGGAAGCCAttcccatcatcatcatcatcatcatcatcatagtcCAAGTGAGGAGAAGCTTACTATGTCCAAGCTCCCGGAGGAATTGGCTGAGGAGGAGGATCTGAAGTTGTACGGGCTCGGGTCCCACTACAACCACCATGACAGCCATGATCATGATCGTGATGCTCACGACCATGGGCTCTCTGGTGTTGGTAACTTTTTCAAATTATGCTAGTTAATTCGTGTTTCCCATTTTTTCTGTAGTGTCATTTCCTGTTAATTTTTATGCTTGCTCTCGTACTTTTGATGTTGCTTGATTGGATTTTACAACCTAAGTACTGAATCTATTATCTTGGGAGCTGTCTTTTCTTTAGAATTGTTTGATGTATGAGAATGTTGGGAACAACAAGCTAAATATGGGAATGCTGTGGATATTTAAAGTTGCAATGGTCGTCCATTAGGGAGTGTTTGTTAAGTTCCGCTAAGCCCTTTAATCTTGGAAAGCCTGTGCCAATGAAATACATGATTTGTTCTGTTGAACTT is a genomic window of Vitis riparia cultivar Riparia Gloire de Montpellier isolate 1030 chromosome 1, EGFV_Vit.rip_1.0, whole genome shotgun sequence containing:
- the LOC117914363 gene encoding 65-kDa microtubule-associated protein 6-like isoform X1, yielding MLALGSPTSVRTSTTCGALLRELEQIWNDIGESEAEKDRMLLELERECLEVYRRKVSEAGNTKARLHQSVMAKEAELAALMAALGELGFHSQTHMEKRSTSLKEQLASVTPLVEDLRSKKEERLKQFADIRAQIEKISGEISGYNHHTNTMIGCLTLEEQDLSLRNLNECQTHLRTLQKEKSERLNKVLEYVNEVHTLCGVLGLDFGQTVSDVHPSLHGTILEQSTNISNSTLEGLEHAILKLKTERKARILKLKSIGASLLELWKLMDTPKEDKSDFLRITSFLGTSELEVTEPDVLSTEMIEQASAEVERLGKLKASRMKELVMKKRAELEEICRIAHIEPDTNTAAEKSNALIDSGLVDPSELLANIEAQITKVKEEALNRKEIMDRIDRWLSACEEENWLEDYNRDENRYSAGRGAHINLKRAERARVTISKIPAIVDNLISRTLAWEKEKRMSFLYDGVSLVRILEDYKEARRQKEEEKKRYRDQKKLQDLLLTEKEAMYGSKPSPKRTNSFRKPNGYRANGNGSMTPTPRRNSVGGATPELLTPRSYSGRQNGYFKEMRRLSTAPLNFVAISKEDTMSYASICGSELGSPPRR
- the LOC117914363 gene encoding 65-kDa microtubule-associated protein 6-like isoform X2; the encoded protein is MLLELERECLEVYRRKVSEAGNTKARLHQSVMAKEAELAALMAALGELGFHSQTHMEKRSTSLKEQLASVTPLVEDLRSKKEERLKQFADIRAQIEKISGEISGYNHHTNTMIGCLTLEEQDLSLRNLNECQTHLRTLQKEKSERLNKVLEYVNEVHTLCGVLGLDFGQTVSDVHPSLHGTILEQSTNISNSTLEGLEHAILKLKTERKARILKLKSIGASLLELWKLMDTPKEDKSDFLRITSFLGTSELEVTEPDVLSTEMIEQASAEVERLGKLKASRMKELVMKKRAELEEICRIAHIEPDTNTAAEKSNALIDSGLVDPSELLANIEAQITKVKEEALNRKEIMDRIDRWLSACEEENWLEDYNRDENRYSAGRGAHINLKRAERARVTISKIPAIVDNLISRTLAWEKEKRMSFLYDGVSLVRILEDYKEARRQKEEEKKRYRDQKKLQDLLLTEKEAMYGSKPSPKRTNSFRKPNGYRANGNGSMTPTPRRNSVGGATPELLTPRSYSGRQNGYFKEMRRLSTAPLNFVAISKEDTMSYASICGSELGSPPRR